In the genome of Bremerella sp. P1, the window GTAGTCGATAAGAAAGATGAACGCCTTTGGGTTTTCGGATAGATTTCCCAGGGTAATGTATTGTCGATTGCCACGAAAATCGGCGAACCCTAATGTTCGTTTGTCGATCACCTTAAGAAAGCCAGGACTTCCCCCACGATATTGAATGTAAGGCTGGCCCTGTGCATTGGCTGTACCCAGGTAGAACATATCGAGTTCTGCAAGGAATACTTCCAGGTCAGGCGTCACTGCGGTTTGCCAGCTACCACGCGCTTCCATCTTCGCATACGATTGACGCGAACCTTTGCTCGACTGAATTGCCTTCACCACTGGCGTGAAGGCAATATCGCTTGAATAGCGGGTCATCAGTTCCACCTCACACGTTAGTCCATCTATCGTTTATCGAATACTCGCAATCCCGCTGTCGGCTTCCGGCCGTGGTCCAGGGGCTGGCCAATGAAACTTGCGTTGGCTTTCATCAATGGCGACGTCATTGATACTTGCCTCCCGGCGACGCATGAGTCCTTGTTCGTCGAACTCCCACAACTCGTTGCCGTATGCCCGAAACCACTTGCCATCGGCGTTGTGATACTCGTACTGAAAGCGCACTGCGATTCGGTCTTCGCTGAACGACCAAAGCGACTTGGTCAAGCGATATTCGAGTTCGCGGTCCCATTTGTCGGACAGAAATGCTTGGATCGCTTCACGTCCGTGGACAAATTGACTTCGATTTCGCCACTGAGAATCTTCGGTATATGCCAGGGAGACTCGCACTGGGTCACGACTATTCCAGGCATCTTCGGCAGCACGGACCTTCGCGGTCGCTGTTTCTTGATTGAACGGAGGTCGTATGGCAGACATAGTTTACTCACTCTTAAACTGGGATGATTTGAGTCGAAGGAACCAGGTCCGCATGCTTAGGCTGCACGCGGCCTGGTACCCATAGTCGAGACTTAGTGAACTGAACAGGCACCACTGCTGCAGGCGGCCGACGGCTCGATCGCTTCAGCCGGGGGAACGTCCAGTTGAGTGTCAGCCACGTTGTTCAGGAAATTCGTAAAGCATCCCAACACAACGCTGGCAACGACTTCCACGATTTGCCCATCATCAAATCCTGCAGACTTGACCGATGCCAGTTGGTCATCGGTGACCTTGCCCCGCGTTTCCAAGACGTCGTTTGCGAACGTCAAAGCGGCCTTGATGCGGGTATCTTCTGCCAGCCCTGTTCGACCGACCAAGACTTCCTCGGCCGACAGTCCGGCTGTCGGTGCTACGGCACTGAGAATCGAAGTGCAGTACTCGCACTCGTTGTTCTCACTGGTGTTCAACTTGATTTGGTTATGCAGCTTCTCACCAATCCGAGCTTCTCCCATAGCCGTGCTAAACCCCAAGAAGCTCTGGAGCACCGCTGGCGAGTTTGCCATTACCTTGGCCGCATTCGGGACGGTGCCAAATGCCTGCTGGACGGTATCCAGCAGTTCTTTCGCGCGGGCTTCGGCGTTTTCGGGCTGTACTGAATTCAAACGTTGCATGGACATTCTCCTACTTTCAAAAACAGAGGTTATCAATCAAATGGCCTGACACTACAGACAGGTCTGTCTTGTTCTTCGCAAAAAAAATGTGAGCAGTTTAGGTCATTCTCATGACTGCTCAGATTTTACGGTTTCAATCATCTGATACGTGGCGACCCTAGCAGTATCAGCTGTTATGGGCGAACCTTCGAGCTGGGCGGTTACGATTGCTCCTTCTACCAGCAGCGAAATTGCCGGTGCTACCACCTTGGCCAGCGACGGGCTATAGTCTTCGGCAATGATTTCCTCGATCCTGGCATGAAATCGCTGTTTATGCGCCGACGAAAACTGGGACGCTGGGTGCTGCGGGTCCGCTAATTCCACGGCAGCATTGATAAACGAACAACCACGGAACTTTGACTCCTGGAACCACTTCTTCAAGGCCAGGAAAAAGCCCTCGAGCCTGGTTCCTCCATTCTTTACGCTCTTCTGAATCGACTTGTCAAACATGTTGTCGACATCAGCCTCGCGCTTCTCGAGCACAGCTAGAATCAAGTCATCCTTGGAAGGAAAGTGGCTGTAGAGCGTCGTCTTGGCCACATCTGCTTCGGCAATGATGCGGTCAATTCCTACAGCTCGTACCCCTTCGGCATAAAAAAGCTGCTCGGCCGTGTCTAACAACCGCTGCCGTGCACTCGATTTGGCATTTGTTTTACCCATGCCCATATCATACAGACCTGTCTGTTTTTGCCAAGAGGTATTTCTGGAATCTTTTTGCGGACGAGAACACTTACGCTGTCCCCAAAAGTTGGACCACCTTTTTCCGCAGTCCCCTTCGAAGATTCTTTCACAAGAAAGTCCTAGAGCATGGCCGAAGCCGCTTTCCTAAGACGAATTGCCTTGGACACGCGAAGATCAACTCAGCATTGCCGGCACCACGCCGGTGCTGTCGCCATGACGCTGGGCAGGGACGCCGATGCCTTGCAAAAGAGTTAGCCAGGCATTGCACAAGGGAGTGTCCTTTTCGACGACGATGTTCTTGCCGAGGTTGATTCCAGCGCCACCGCCGGTGATGAGGGTCGGACAGTTCGTCAGGTTATGCCCAGTGCTGATATTGCTTCCGTAGGCAAGCACCATATTGTCGAACAGTCGACTCCCGTCGGCCTCACGGGTTTCTTTCAGTTGATCGATGAGTCCCGCCAAAAGCGCACTCTGCGTACTATCTCTCACCTGCGAGCAAACCAGCTTCTCGCCGCGTGTGGAGTGATAATGGCTCATATCGTGCGGCGCCACTTTGTTTCCAATGCTTGTCAACAGCGAGGACACCGGCTGACGATATGTGATGACCCGGGTACTGTCGGTTCGGAAGGCAGCGACCATCAGCTCATACATCATCTTAATTTCATCACGCCCCGAGAGTGACGAGTTCGGCTCGCCGAATGGGGCCTCAGGCCGAGGCTTGTCCATCCACTTTTCATCCTTGCTCAGCCGCGTTTCGATATTGCGGATTCCATCGAAGTATTCGTCCAGTTTCTGGACATCATCTTCTCCTAGTCCACGCTTTACACTGCGAGCATTCTCGAGCACCGTATCTAACACGCTTCGCTTCTGAGCGATCAACTTGCGTCGATGTTCGATCGGCATCGAGTCCTTTGAGAACAAGCGATGATAAGTGGCCAGGGGGCCATTCTCGCCTCCAATAGGCTTTCCGCTGGCATCCCACGCCAACGAGAGCCCCGGACCATGACCGGAGCTATCGTTCCCTTCACTGTGGTTCAGTTGCAACGACGCGAATCGAGTGAAGCGGCCAAACTCATTTGCCGCAACTTGATCCGCCGAGATCGTATTGCAATAGCTTTGCCCAGGCTGAGCATACGGATTCGCGCCCGTTAACCACCAGGTACTGCCAGCATGCCCTTCGACCGAGAACTTGTTCCGCAGCCCTTGGACGATCGAGAAGTCCGACTTGTGACGTGCGAGGGGCCTCAGCCCATCAGGCAACTCGTAGTCTGCCCCAGGAACATTCTTATCGGGATACCAAGACTCTTCAGTGACACCCCAGCCAAAGCCGAGAAATACAATACGTTTTGGCACTTCGACAGGCGTCGCCGCGCTGGCAAAACGTCGAAAACCAAGCGACTCCAAGAAAGGAAGAGCGACTGCCGCTGTTGCCGATCGAAGCACTTGTCTTCGCGTTGGATTGGCTGAAAACATGGTTTGCCTCTTATTTCGTTTGAAATTCTTTGCTGTTGACCAAAGCGTGCACAAAGGAGCGAATCGCATAGCCTTCGCTTCGTGCCTGCTGCAAGATGTCTTCAATCAGTTGTTCGTCCGAGAAACCTACTGGACGACCCAATGCATACTGGATGAGCGCTTCAGTGAATCCTCGGCTGAATTCCTCTTCACGACCGGCAATCACCTGTCGCAATTCGATGAAGTTCGCAAACGACGGACCTCTGTGAAGTTTCCCGGCCGGGTCGATTCTCCACGCAATCTTTCCATCGGGTACCGGTTTCCCGTTATCATCCCGAGCCTGAAAGCTGTCTTCGACTCGCCAGGCACCGACAGCGTCAAAGTTTTCAAGCCCAAAACCAATCGGATCAATCTTGCGATGACAACTGGCACACTGCGGTTCCTCCTGGTGGGCCGTCAATCTCTGCTGAGTCGTCAATGGCTTTCCGGCCAGTCGTGCGAGCTGCGGAACATTGGCAGGAGCTGGCGGTGGTGGATCGTGAAGTAGTTTCCGCAGCACCCATGCTCCACGTTCGACTGGACTGGTGGTATCGCCATTACTTCCCATTAAATGAACGGCAGCCATTCCCAGCAGCCCACCGCGTGGCGAGTCCTTGGGCAGGGGTACGGGGCGAAAGTCATCGCCATGAACACCATCGATTCCGTAGTAATTGGCTAATACACCATTGATGACGGCGTAATCACATTGCAATAGATCGGTAAGCTTGCCATCGGTTGCTGCAAGATACGCGACCATCTCATAGATCTCGCGGCAAGCTTCCATACGCGTGCTGTTATCGAAGCGGGGGTGACGATCCATATTCACCTGAAAGAAATCGAGACGCTCTAGTCCGAGCCATTGATAAGCCAGTGCATCGATCGAATCCCGAGCACGCGGATCTTCCAAAAGACGCGTGGCCTGTTTGGCCAAGGTTTCTTCATTTTTCAGCTTTCCCTCGTCTGCCAACTCGATGAGTTCGCGATCAGGTGGAGCGCCCCAGAGAAAATAGGCCAGGCGATTCGCAAGTTCTCGATCATTAAGGGGTCTTGCCTGACTTTCATCACCAGGCTCCGAGTGATAGAGAAACATGGGTGATGCGAGGATGACGGCCAATGTATCCTTCAGGGCATCGCTGTGCTTCTCCCCAAGCTCACGGTACGCCTGGTAGATATCAACCAGTTGATCAATATATTGTGGCGATGGTTGGTCCCCCCGAAACGCTTCCACAGCAAACTGCTCCAGTGCAGCGCGAAGCACTGCAGGCTTGGGGGCCTCAGATTTGTCATCCAAGGGGATTTGACTCAAAGCGGCCAGCCCAGGTGCCTTCTCTTCTGGATCACGGGGAATTCGCTCGATTTCCATCCAGTCGACCCACAGAGCAAAGGTTCGACCAATGCCGTCGTTTTCTTCTCGTCCCTCACGTGCAATGCGTGTGGCCTGATCCCAGTTATCTCGGGTTCCCTTTTCTCGCAGAAACAAGGACCGATTAGCGCGCTCCTTGTTCGATCGCGTCATGGTCAGCGGAACTTCGATGACCTGCGGATTATCCATCGTGCCAGTGACTTCATGAACGCTGATCGCTTGCTGTGTTCGTGGGTTAATCCCGATCTCAATGAACCTGCGATCCTTTGTGGCATGTTCCGTTGTGGCGACCTGGAATCTCACGATGTAGTTTCCAACAGGCCAACTGAAGGGAACCAGCAAATTTATGGTGGCGTTATCTAGTAACGAAGGATGAACGCTCGGGGCGGCCAGGTAAGCCCCCGAGTCAATCGCAGGCTGCTCCATGTAGTAACGATGGTAGGGAAGATGGAACGGCCGTGAAGCCGTCAAAGCCTTGTCGGCGTTGTCCTCCTTGGTTTGAAACCCGAACGATTCAGGAGCAAGAGCCCCATCCAGCTTCTTCCAATTGCGGTAAAGAATGTCTCGATGACTACCTAGCGGACCAGCACGAATCTCTTCGATTATCGCCGCATTTTTTGGATCAGCCGTGGCTTCATCGACTTTCTTCATCCAGGCCTTACCACGCTTCTCCGCATCGACTTGATGTTCGATATACGCGGCGACTTTGGCGGTAATTTCTTCTGTTTCAAATCGAAGCTTCTTCTCGACGCCAGCCGCGACTTCCCATTCAAATGCTTCGTCCAGTGCTTCCCGGCCAAGAAACAGAAATTGCTCGAACTGAGTACTCGACATGTACAAGCTTGAACCGACGGTATCGAACGAACCTGTCCCGGTGTCCGAAGGGAGGTCGTTTACGTTGATCTCAACGCCAAGCAGCTCGCGAAGCGTGTTTCCGTATTCACGCCGATTCAATCGCCTCATCGTGACCGTGCCACCTTGATCGGCAAGCACCCGACGTGCGTCGACCATTTTGTTCGCCAGGTGCTCTAGAAAATCGGCCTTCTCCGCCTTGTCGATAGGTGCCTGCTCAGACGGAGGCATTTCCCCTGAGTTCAACGCATTAAGTACCTTCTGCCAACGCGCAGCGGTGGCGTTGTCGTGGATCGACAGCGGAAGAGTATCGACGCGAAATCCAGCTTCGGCCAGTTCGCCGGCATGGCAATCGGCGCAGTGCTTCTCCAGAAGCAGCATGCTCTCCTTCTGGATCGAGACCACGGGCAAATCACCAGCCGAGACCGTGCTGATCCAACAGACGGAAAGACATGTGCCGAGGAGTTTGAGATACGCTGAAACGTTCATAAGTTTTGGAGGCAGGAGCAATCGAAGGAGGATGGCAGGATAATCAGTGGGAGTAATCGGCTAAAGCAACCTCAATATCATCAATAAAATGGCCGGGAAACGTGATGCGGCGAACATCATCGGCTGAGTGACCGTAGGAAATCGCCAGGTAAATCATCACGTACTCGGTATCAGAAGGTAATTGTAATTCGCAGGCGCCCAACTCCCAGGTTTGTGGATCATTATCAAGTCGCAAGTTTTGTCGACTTGCCGTTGCCAGCGAATAACTCTCGATTGTTGCCGCATCAAAAAGTCGCTGGTTGGCCACCAACTCCGAGGTAACTGCCAGAATTGTAACGTTGTAGCGATAGTTTTCGTCCGCAGGCTGAGCCAACATGTTGAACATCGCGGAAGCACGAACGACCGTATCCCCGCGTTCAAGTTGCTCTCGAAGCGAGCGCACATCGAATAGCCGGTACATGTCGCCGCAGTAGCTTCCCTCCGGCTCTGGTTTCCCTTCGTAGTCAGCTCGTAAGACCTGCAGCATCCTGTCACCATCGGCAGGGACCAAGCCATTCTGAGCAGAGACAACTTCACAATAATCTCCACTCCAGTTGCCGACGGACGTGGGGATTCCCAGCCCTTCTGGGGTAACCTCGGATTCGAAGCTCTCGGTTATCAACGGAGTTAACTTTGGTTGCTGAGGCATGCCGCGTACAGGCAAGGTAAAAACAGAAAACAGAACGCCAAGCACAATACCACCGATCAGCGCCACACCAGACTTACGGTGGCGGTACAGAGAAGAGGCTTCGCTCCACTGATTTGTATCATTGGCAGTAGAGGTGGTGTCTCGCTTTTCGACTTTGGAGTCGACGTAATCCTCGATACTTACGTTGGCCAGTGCCTGGGAAGCCAAGCCATGTACTTCTGCAAGATCCCAAAAACGTTTTCGCGCCGATTCAGAACGCACCATGAGCGATTGGAATTCAGAACGTTCCTGATCCGAAAGCGTTTCATCTAGAAACGCGTAAATCAGCTGATCGAGATGAGGATCCTTCATTACGAATTTCCTAGACTAAGTTGACGATCCATGCATTCCCGTAATGCCTGACGCGCCTTGCTTAACGCAACATTGACCGAATTCACCGACCGATCGAGCAACTCAGCAATCTGCGTTGGTGAATGCTCTCGCTGATAACGCATGGCGATAATCTCTCGTGACTTCGGCGCGAGAGCCTCGACGCATTCCGTCAGCATTTGCATCCGCTCTGTGCTACCCCAATTCTCGGGACATGATGCAATCAGCGAATCAAGGCAATCAACTGTCGGCAATTTATTTCTCTTGCGGGCTTCCAGAATTTTGAATCGCAAAATAGCCCGACTCCACGCCAGGAAATTACTTTCCAAGTCAAATTCCGAGGCCTTGGCGGTGACGGTCAGGAATGTCTCCTGCAACGCATCATCGGCCTGGACAAAATCAGCACTTAGTACCAAGGCAAAAGCCCGTAGTTCCGGCTGATATTGCACAAATAGCTGTTGGACTTGCAGGGTGTGTTGGTTGATTTCATTCATGGGCGTTACTGCTTAATGCCTTAGACACGCGAGAACTTACCAACGATTCGGGCGATTCCTACAAGAAATCGCGATTCACCTCGTGAGGGGACTGAGAATACGATTCCCCGAGCCGATTTGCCAACGAAATGTTGCGACTTCTACAATTTCGGAAACGCCAAGCCACACTATCTGCATTGATTCAAGTGAATCTCGTAGTACCGATCATGGAGCCGAAAGAGAATGATCGGAAATGACAGCAGCAAGAACGTCAAATGGTACAGGAAGTCAGTTTTCTTCCTGTACCATAGGTAAACTTGGCTTACGTAACCGAAAGCCATCTGATTTCAGGCGACTGAGACGTCGTCTTAGTACTCGCCCAGGACCTCACCGTCGCTTCGGTCACGCAGCCGGCGATAGGTAGCCAACTCGATATTCTCTTGGATGAAGCGAACGGACCCGTCGCACTGAACGGACATGATGCCTCCTGGATGCGTGCTCGAACTGATCCAGTCATCGCCCCAAGTGGCTGCGGAACGGTTGATCAGCATGTTTGCCCCGGAACCACCGAAGCTCACCACATCCATCGAGTACACACCGGTGTGCCATGTGGCTGCCGACGGAGCTTTACGAGGGCCGATCCAAAGACCGCCGGAAAACCTACAAGGTGTACCACCACAATTGGAGACGCCAGCTTCTTCGGTAGCGCACGCTTCGCCAACCATCATCGTATTCGTGGTGCCGTCGGTAATATCACGAAAACCTAGATCCGAATTGGCCCACATGATGCCCTTCTTGTCACGAGCAGCATTGTTGCCGGAATTCGTTTTGTAATTCGTCTTACCGAATCCGCCACGGAAGCTATTGAGCAGGGGCATCGTATCGGAAGGACAGCTATACGCTTCGAGCCCGACCTTAGCAGAATCGATCGGGTCGCTCAGCGTGTCGTCGTGATTCTTGTCGTACCAGTTGTAAGCAAAGCCACCGGTTTCGTTACCGATCTGATCATGCAACGCACTCTGCTCGATGAACGGCAGAATTAACACGCTCCATGCGAGCGCATTTTTGTTGTCGGCCGAATCAATTGGGCTGTTCATGTCCGGATTCGTGTCAACAAACGCCGGAGGCAAGATGTTGAACGTATCGTGATAGTTGTGCAGCGCTAAACCGATTTGCTTCATGTTGTTCGAGCAACTCATGCGACGAGCTGCTTCACGTGCCTGCTGAACGGCAGGTAGCAGCAACGCGATCAATACGCCGATGATTGCAATAACCACCAGGAGCTCAACCAACGTAAAGCCACACTTTGAAAGCGGAGATCGATGCTTACGTATACTCATGAAAAGTCTCAGTAGAAAAGGAAGATGATAATACTGATCGGAAAAAGATCAGGCGTTATGAAAACAGGAAAGCTTCATGAATCAGCCAACCACGCAATACGGCTCGACCTGACTTAACCAAAGGACAAAGCGTCGAATCTTGCGTGGCCCAATTCTTATTTCGAGGAAAGCACGAAGTCGTGCGTGTTTTCTCCTTCGGCTACCTCGACCACTAACTTGGTATCGCGGTTGTACTTAGCTGGAATCGGATCGCGATACCCAGGTCCAGGAGGAGCATCTTGGACGGTCTCGATACGAACCGTATTGCGACCCACTTCCGCTCCAATGACTCCATCGCGGAATATCAACTCGTAGTGGCCTTCATCGTCCGTTTTGGCGAAGGAGACTTGCCCACTTTGCGATTCAAATGCTACGGAAACGTTTGGAAGCGGCTTTTCATCGAGCGTAACCGTTCCGCTAACCTCTCCCAGGTTTGGAAGATTGGGGTCTCTGCTGGAACAGCCTTCGTTGACCGAAAGAGCCAATAGTACCAACAGCAAAGCAATTGCTGGCTTCTGCATGGGGAGGATCTCGTGGGGTGAGGAATGAGAGGGGAGGGATGATGCCTAGCTTGAGAGGAATCTCATAGTAGCCTGCTAGGGGTTATGTGTAAAGAGCAAGGAAATCCCAAAATAATAGTTGCGCAACACTACACATAGCAGAGATTGCATCGTATAGCAGGGCCCAATTGGTCACCTATTCACCGTTTAGATAAGCGAGTTTGTCCGCCGCTCTCTGAAATTCCGGCGCCACCCGAAGGCATTGCTCATAGGCTTCGGCGGCCTTTTCCGACTGATCCAGATGAAAGTACATTTCGCCGAGATAGTACCAAGCCATCGTAGAATTCGAATCCAGTTCGATCGCCCTTTCAAACTCCGGAATCGCCGAACGTAGGCGGTTTCTGCGGTAGTGCTCTAAACCTCGCAGGAAAGCAATCTTGCTGTGATGAAAATTCTCTTGATCCGGAAGATGATCGGCTAATTTCTGATGAAGTGAAACACTTGGTCTCAATTTAAGAGCACGTTGCCAGCGCTCGATCGCCGGCTCTAGGTTCTTCAAGAGAAGGTGCGCATCGCCGGCGGCTTCCAGCGTGATTGCATCGACTCTTCCTTCCGACTCCAACTCTTCGACCAACGTGAGTACATCTTGAGGTCGTTGATCATGGAGACCGATCTGCAGCATGGCATCCCAAACCGGTTTTGCAACGAACACAGGAGCATCATCGATCGTAGCGTTCACTTCACGGCAAATGGCTTCTGCCTTGGCCCAATCCTTTTCTTCCAAGGCCTCTGCCAGATTGGCAACTTGGGTATCAATACCTGTCTGATCGTTTAGTGGAGCGACATAGTTGGTGCTGAAATTGAGCGAAACAAGATAGGCAGAACGTTCGACCATTGACTGTGCCATAAATGCAGCACGCTCATTTCCTAGCTCCTGCTGTGCGCGATGATCAAGAAAGTGAAAACCGAGCGAGTAGGGTATCTTCGCCAGATTTTTCCGAATCAAGGGCAGAGCTTTTTCCGCGTCTCCAGAGCGAAGCAACAACTTGGCTTGCTGATACTCGGCCGCAGGATAATCGGCATTTTGCTTGAAAAGACGATTAGCCTGCTGTCCATCTTCCAGTCGAAGGGCATTACGCCCCATAGCGTACAATGCATAAACCTGCATCGCCTGTTGCTCAGGCGCTTCCGCTGCCCCTTGTACAACCCGACCATAAGCAACGCTACTTTCCTGGATCCGCCCGGTTCGATCGAGGCAAAACGCGACCCCAAACAGTGCATCAAATCGCTCCGGATCTTGGCGGAGCGCCTCGCGAAACGCTAACTCGGCGTGCGCGTAAAATCCTTTCCCGAGCAATCCTTCACCGAGTCGGCTCCAATCGTCTGCGCTGCCATCTTGCGCGGCATTCGCCAGCTCTTCCAGTTGCGGCATGATCGAAGGGTCAGCCAACCTTTCGTGGGGCAAAAGCGGGACGGTTGTTTGTGTTTGATGTCGAAAGTAAAGCCCCGCAACAACCAGTTCGATCAAGACGATGGCAATCAATAAAGTTGTGGCAAATTTCATCGATTCGCCTCACCTTGGTTCAACCACGTGCTGATTCTTCCTAAGTGCCGATGTGGTCGGCGAACATTCAGGCTTCCGGCCGCGATATCGGGGAATCCATCTTCATCCAGATCCCCTGTATCGACGGTTACCAGGTGCAACGGTGCATCATCAATCTGCCAGGTTGTGAAGTTCTCTTGCCCATCGTTTTCCAACCACACAATGCTCGCGTTATTCGGTTCCAGCCAGTTATTCGTCAGGCTGACCAAAACGACATCTAAGTTTCCATCACCATTCATATCATCAA includes:
- a CDS encoding pyridoxamine 5'-phosphate oxidase family protein, producing MTRYSSDIAFTPVVKAIQSSKGSRQSYAKMEARGSWQTAVTPDLEVFLAELDMFYLGTANAQGQPYIQYRGGSPGFLKVIDKRTLGFADFRGNRQYITLGNLSENPKAFIFLIDYINRRRVKLWGSAEVVEGNMELQRRLQDPEYPGQVERVVLFHIEAWDINCPQHIHKRFPQTMVTGVIEDLQKRIHELEDQVRSLQRDDRR
- a CDS encoding nuclear transport factor 2 family protein, with the protein product MSAIRPPFNQETATAKVRAAEDAWNSRDPVRVSLAYTEDSQWRNRSQFVHGREAIQAFLSDKWDRELEYRLTKSLWSFSEDRIAVRFQYEYHNADGKWFRAYGNELWEFDEQGLMRRREASINDVAIDESQRKFHWPAPGPRPEADSGIASIR
- a CDS encoding carboxymuconolactone decarboxylase family protein → MQRLNSVQPENAEARAKELLDTVQQAFGTVPNAAKVMANSPAVLQSFLGFSTAMGEARIGEKLHNQIKLNTSENNECEYCTSILSAVAPTAGLSAEEVLVGRTGLAEDTRIKAALTFANDVLETRGKVTDDQLASVKSAGFDDGQIVEVVASVVLGCFTNFLNNVADTQLDVPPAEAIEPSAACSSGACSVH
- a CDS encoding TetR/AcrR family transcriptional regulator — encoded protein: MGMGKTNAKSSARQRLLDTAEQLFYAEGVRAVGIDRIIAEADVAKTTLYSHFPSKDDLILAVLEKREADVDNMFDKSIQKSVKNGGTRLEGFFLALKKWFQESKFRGCSFINAAVELADPQHPASQFSSAHKQRFHARIEEIIAEDYSPSLAKVVAPAISLLVEGAIVTAQLEGSPITADTARVATYQMIETVKSEQS
- a CDS encoding DUF1552 domain-containing protein; amino-acid sequence: MFSANPTRRQVLRSATAAVALPFLESLGFRRFASAATPVEVPKRIVFLGFGWGVTEESWYPDKNVPGADYELPDGLRPLARHKSDFSIVQGLRNKFSVEGHAGSTWWLTGANPYAQPGQSYCNTISADQVAANEFGRFTRFASLQLNHSEGNDSSGHGPGLSLAWDASGKPIGGENGPLATYHRLFSKDSMPIEHRRKLIAQKRSVLDTVLENARSVKRGLGEDDVQKLDEYFDGIRNIETRLSKDEKWMDKPRPEAPFGEPNSSLSGRDEIKMMYELMVAAFRTDSTRVITYRQPVSSLLTSIGNKVAPHDMSHYHSTRGEKLVCSQVRDSTQSALLAGLIDQLKETREADGSRLFDNMVLAYGSNISTGHNLTNCPTLITGGGAGINLGKNIVVEKDTPLCNAWLTLLQGIGVPAQRHGDSTGVVPAMLS
- a CDS encoding DUF1592 domain-containing protein — translated: MNVSAYLKLLGTCLSVCWISTVSAGDLPVVSIQKESMLLLEKHCADCHAGELAEAGFRVDTLPLSIHDNATAARWQKVLNALNSGEMPPSEQAPIDKAEKADFLEHLANKMVDARRVLADQGGTVTMRRLNRREYGNTLRELLGVEINVNDLPSDTGTGSFDTVGSSLYMSSTQFEQFLFLGREALDEAFEWEVAAGVEKKLRFETEEITAKVAAYIEHQVDAEKRGKAWMKKVDEATADPKNAAIIEEIRAGPLGSHRDILYRNWKKLDGALAPESFGFQTKEDNADKALTASRPFHLPYHRYYMEQPAIDSGAYLAAPSVHPSLLDNATINLLVPFSWPVGNYIVRFQVATTEHATKDRRFIEIGINPRTQQAISVHEVTGTMDNPQVIEVPLTMTRSNKERANRSLFLREKGTRDNWDQATRIAREGREENDGIGRTFALWVDWMEIERIPRDPEEKAPGLAALSQIPLDDKSEAPKPAVLRAALEQFAVEAFRGDQPSPQYIDQLVDIYQAYRELGEKHSDALKDTLAVILASPMFLYHSEPGDESQARPLNDRELANRLAYFLWGAPPDRELIELADEGKLKNEETLAKQATRLLEDPRARDSIDALAYQWLGLERLDFFQVNMDRHPRFDNSTRMEACREIYEMVAYLAATDGKLTDLLQCDYAVINGVLANYYGIDGVHGDDFRPVPLPKDSPRGGLLGMAAVHLMGSNGDTTSPVERGAWVLRKLLHDPPPPAPANVPQLARLAGKPLTTQQRLTAHQEEPQCASCHRKIDPIGFGLENFDAVGAWRVEDSFQARDDNGKPVPDGKIAWRIDPAGKLHRGPSFANFIELRQVIAGREEEFSRGFTEALIQYALGRPVGFSDEQLIEDILQQARSEGYAIRSFVHALVNSKEFQTK
- a CDS encoding sigma-70 family RNA polymerase sigma factor, which translates into the protein MNEINQHTLQVQQLFVQYQPELRAFALVLSADFVQADDALQETFLTVTAKASEFDLESNFLAWSRAILRFKILEARKRNKLPTVDCLDSLIASCPENWGSTERMQMLTECVEALAPKSREIIAMRYQREHSPTQIAELLDRSVNSVNVALSKARQALRECMDRQLSLGNS
- a CDS encoding DUF1559 domain-containing protein; translated protein: MSIRKHRSPLSKCGFTLVELLVVIAIIGVLIALLLPAVQQAREAARRMSCSNNMKQIGLALHNYHDTFNILPPAFVDTNPDMNSPIDSADNKNALAWSVLILPFIEQSALHDQIGNETGGFAYNWYDKNHDDTLSDPIDSAKVGLEAYSCPSDTMPLLNSFRGGFGKTNYKTNSGNNAARDKKGIMWANSDLGFRDITDGTTNTMMVGEACATEEAGVSNCGGTPCRFSGGLWIGPRKAPSAATWHTGVYSMDVVSFGGSGANMLINRSAATWGDDWISSSTHPGGIMSVQCDGSVRFIQENIELATYRRLRDRSDGEVLGEY
- a CDS encoding carboxypeptidase-like regulatory domain-containing protein, whose product is MQKPAIALLLVLLALSVNEGCSSRDPNLPNLGEVSGTVTLDEKPLPNVSVAFESQSGQVSFAKTDDEGHYELIFRDGVIGAEVGRNTVRIETVQDAPPGPGYRDPIPAKYNRDTKLVVEVAEGENTHDFVLSSK
- a CDS encoding tetratricopeptide repeat protein, which encodes MKFATTLLIAIVLIELVVAGLYFRHQTQTTVPLLPHERLADPSIMPQLEELANAAQDGSADDWSRLGEGLLGKGFYAHAELAFREALRQDPERFDALFGVAFCLDRTGRIQESSVAYGRVVQGAAEAPEQQAMQVYALYAMGRNALRLEDGQQANRLFKQNADYPAAEYQQAKLLLRSGDAEKALPLIRKNLAKIPYSLGFHFLDHRAQQELGNERAAFMAQSMVERSAYLVSLNFSTNYVAPLNDQTGIDTQVANLAEALEEKDWAKAEAICREVNATIDDAPVFVAKPVWDAMLQIGLHDQRPQDVLTLVEELESEGRVDAITLEAAGDAHLLLKNLEPAIERWQRALKLRPSVSLHQKLADHLPDQENFHHSKIAFLRGLEHYRRNRLRSAIPEFERAIELDSNSTMAWYYLGEMYFHLDQSEKAAEAYEQCLRVAPEFQRAADKLAYLNGE